CGGGTGTAACCGCCTTCTCGATCGCCGAAACGGGGTGAGAGCTCGAACAGCTTGTCCACCGACTCGCGGGTCATAAGAAAACCACCCGCCAGCCGACGTGCCGCCAGGTCTCCCCGTTTGCCCAGCGTGATCATGCGTTCCACATGCGGACGCATGGCCTTTGCCTTGGCCACGGTAGTCTCAATGCGTTCTTCGAGAATGAGTGAGGTCACCAGGTTGCGCAACAGCGCGCGCCGGTGGCTGGTATTGCGGCCTAATTTCCATCCTGCTTTGAGATGACGCATAGCCGTTCCTTATTGATCCTCTCTCTACCCGCTCAGTACTGCGGGTTTTCTCCATAGATGGTGCCCACCGGTTGTGGCGGCGGTTGAGGTCCGGGCACGGCGTTGCCGTGCTCATCAATTTTCATGCCCAGGCTCAATCCCATGGTGGCGAGGATCTCTTTGATCTCGTTCAGCGATTTCCTGCCGAAATTCTTGGTCTTCAGCATTTCGGCTTCTGTTTTCTGGACCAGTTCGCCAATGGTCTGAATGTTGGCGTTCTTCAGGCAGTTATAGCTGCGGACCGAAAGCTCGAGTTCCTCCACGGAACGGTTGAGGTTCTCGTTGCGGATCTCCGGCTTGCGCTCTTCGCTGGAGGCCATGGTCTCCAGCTCTTCTTCGAAGTTGATGAAGATATTCATGTGGTCCTTCAGCAACTTCGCCGCCAACCCAATCGCATCCGCCGGAGCTACCGACCCGTTGGTCCATACTTCAAGAGTCAGCTTGTCGTAGTCGGTGATCTGGCCCAGACGAGCGGCTTCCACCGTGTAATTGCACTTGCGCACCGGCGAGTGAACTGAATCGATTGGAATAAATCCGATCCCCAGGTCCTCATCGAAATTCTTATCTGCGGAAACGTAGCCACGGCCGCGCTTCAAGCGCATTTCCATGTCCAGCTTGCCGCCTTCGCTGACGGTGGCGATATAGACGTCTTTGTCCAGGACTTCGACGTCTGCGTCGGCCTCGATCATCCCTGATGTCACCACGCCCGGCTGCTCGGCACGCAGGTAGATGGCCTTAGGGCCCTCACCATTCAGCTTAAACGGTACCTGCTTCAGGTTGAGGATGATGTCGGTTGCATCCTCGACTACTCCGGGGATGGACTGGAATTCGTGCAGCACGCCCTCAATCTTCACTGCAGTGACTGCCGCGCCCTCAATCGAGGACAGCAGCACACGGCGCAGCGCGTTGCCGATGGTAGTTCCAAAGCCACGCTCAAAGGGCTGGGCCCAGAACATTCCGTATTTATCGGTTAGACTCTCCGTGTCCGTGGCGAGCCGTTTTGGTTTTTGAAAACCTTTCCAAAGCATTTGTTTCTCCTTTTCGGCCATGTTGCTCAGTTCGGCTTCCCGGCAGGCCCAAAAAACCGGGTCAAGCGCCGAAACCGGCGGATCTGGCACGAAGATACAGGCCATCAAAACCAGTTTCGAGTCTGCCAGTTTCGAGTTTCCGGTGTGAAACTCGAAACTAACAACTTGAAACTGCTTATTTCGAGTACAGTTCCACGATCAACTGCTCGTTGATCGGGAGGTTGATCTCTTCACGCTTGGGCAGATTCACCACTCGCGCCTTGAAATTCTCGCGGTCCACTTCCAGCCACGTCGGCACCGTTTGATGAGAAGTAAATTCGCGCGCCTGCTCAATGGCTGTCAACTTGCGACTCTTCTCGCGAATTGCCACCTGGTCCCCCGCCTTGACCTCGTATGAGGGGATATTGACCTTGCGGCCGTTCACCTCAACGTGGCCATGACGCACGAGTTGCCGCGCCTGACGACGCGCGCCAGCAAATCCCAGGCGATAGATCACGTTGTCCAGACGGCGCTCAAGCTGTTGCAGAAGCAGAAAGCCGGTGACCCCCGGCGAACGGGAAGCCTTTTCAAAGTAGTTGCGGAACTGGCCTTCTTGGGTAAAGAAGATACGCTTGGCTTTCTGCTTTTCGCGAAGTTGCAGACCGTAGCCTACAACCTTGGCCTTGCGATCTTTACCGTGCTGTCCAGGAGCGAAATTGCGCTTCTCAATGGGACACTTATCGGTAAAACATTTTGCCCCTTTGAGGAACAGCTTCATGCCCTCGCGGCGGCACAGACGACATACTGGACCTTTATAACGTGCCAATTTTCTTCTCCTTTATTCTGGATCGGTTTACGGGCATGGCGGCCTTTCTTCCCGATCAAACTTGAAACTATACTCTTCGCCTTTTCGGTGGCCGGCACCCGTTGTGTGGGATGGGCGTGACATCGCGAATCTGGCGTACGTCAATTCCAGCGGCAGCGAGAGCACGAATTGCCGATTCGCGTCCCGAACCTGGCCCACTGACCCGCACTTCCACGCTGCGCACCCCGTGCTCGCGCACCATATTGGCCGCATTCATGGCCGCCTGCTGCGCCGCAAACGGAGTACCCTTGCGCGAGCCGCGAAAGCCCAGTGACCCGGAACTCTTCCAGGCGAGCACATTGCCGGCCTGATCGGCGATGGTCACGATGGTGTTGTTGAAGGACGCCTGGATGTGCGCCACGGCATGCGGGACATGCTTGCGCTCCTTCTTCTTGAACTGCTTCTTCTTTCCTTTTTTCTCCGGTGCAGCGGGAGCGCCGGTGGTTGCAGCAGCGGGAGTAGTTGGTTTAGCCATAAATTATGTTTTTGCCGTCGCTTTCTTCTTCTGGGCAACCGTCCCGCGACGCGGTCCTTTGCGGGTACGGGCGTTGGTGTGGGTGCGCTGGCCACGCACCGGGAGGTTGCGCCGGTGCCGATAACCGCGGTATGAGCCGATTTCGATCAGCCGCTTAATATGCATGGACTGGTCTTTGCGGAGGTCGCCCTCAACCCCACCCTCGGCTTCGATTGCCTGGCGGATGCGGTTGACCTCGTCTTCGCTCAGGTCCTGTATTTTCTTCACCCCGTCAACGTTGGCAATTCCCAGCAGCCGTCGCGCGCGAGAATGCCCAATTCCGTAAATATAAGTCAAGGCGATATCAGTGTGCTTGTTGCGCGGAAGGTCCACGCCTGCAATACGTGCCATGTGTTACCCCTGCCTTTGTTTGTGCTTGGAATTTTCGCAGATCACCCGCACCACTCCGCGGCGGCGAATGACCTTGCACTTGTCACAAATCTTTTTAACTGAAGCGCGTACCTTCATAATCGGTTCCTGGTTCCGTTCCCTACCCTGAAATAGCTGAAAATGTGGCCTTTATATTGATTCACTTGTACCTATAAACGATTCGCCCGCGGGTCAGGTCGTAGGGCGAAAGCTCCACCGCGACTTTGTCCCCCGGTAGTATGCGGATGAAGTTCTTCCGCATCTTTCCTGAGACGTGCGCCAACACCTGGTGCTTGTTTTCCAGTTCCACTCGAAACATCGCATTGGGCAACGGCTCCAGCACCGTAGCCATTACTTCGATCGCATCTTCCTTACTCATGCACTCCTAACTTAGCTATGCGTTATCACTGAGTCAAAATCAGGGGTCCGTCTTTGGTGACCGCAACACAGTGCTCAAAATGGGCGCTGTAGCTTCCATCTTCGGTCACCGCCGTCCAATTATCGTTCAACAACCGCGCTCCCGGACGACCCGCATTGACCATGGGCTCGATGGCGAGCACCATGCCTTCCTGCAGGCGCGCTCCATGGCCGCGAACGCCGAAATTTGGCACCTGCGGCTCTTCATGAAGCTGCGTCCCAATTCCGTGCCCCACAAACTCGCGGACCACATTGAATCCGTTTGACTCCACGTACTCCTGGACGGCGGCGCCCACATCCCCCACCGAATTTCCTATGACCGCCTGCTCAATTCCACGATAGAGCGAACCTTCTGTGACCTCTAACAGCTTCTTCAGCTCGGCCGGCGTGTGGTTGCCCACCGGAACGGTGATCGCCGCGTCCGAGTAATAGCCATCGAGCACCACGCCGCAATCAATGGAAACGATGTCGCCTTCGTTCAGCACCCGCTTGCTGGAAGGAATTCCGTGCACGATCTCCTGATTCACTGAGGTGCAGAGCACGCAGGGATAATCGTGGTAACCCTTGAATGCCGGTTTAGCACCGAGTTCCTTGATGCGTTTTTCCGCAGCGCGTTCCAGGTCCATGGTACTCGCCGACGGAGTTGCCAGTTCCCGCACGCGCTCAAGCACCTGACGCACAATCTGTCCGCTGCGGCGCATTTTCTCAATTTCTGTCGGCGACTTGCACACGATCGGCATTCTCTCAAGCGCTCCAGCTTGGACTCTTCATGTCTGCGCCGCGAGAACGTTCAATGACCCTCAAAACCTGCGAAGTCACAGCATCAACATCCAAATCCGCATTCACGTGCACCAGCTGGCCCTGCTTCGCGTAATAATCGGCCAAAGGTCGAGTTTGTTGCTCGTAAGCTTTCAGACGCTCCGCGATGACTTCCCTTCGATCATCGCTGCGGGCCACCAGCGGAGTTCCGTCGAAATCACAGAGCTGGTCAACGCGAGGAGGCTGAGTGATAACGTTATAAATGCGGCCACAGTGAGCGCAATAGAGCCGGCCGGTAAGCCTCTCAATAAGATTATTGTAGTCGACGTCCATCTCTATCACAATCAACGGCCCGCACTGGGCTCGCCCTTTGGCCCGCTTACTTTCCAGAAAACCGTCCAACCAACCCGCCTGCACCGGCGTACGCGGATACCCGTCAAGGATGAAACCGCGCCGACAATCTTCTTCCCCAAGCCGTTCCCGCACCATTTCATTTACCACGTCATCGGACACTAACTCGCCCCGATCCATGACTTCCTTTGCCTGTCGGCCCAAAGCCGTTCCGCGCGCGATATTCTCGCGCAGCAGGTCGCCGGTTGAGACCTGCGGAATCCCGTAATGCTCGGCGATGCGCTTGGCCTGGGTCCCCTTGCCCGCCCCTGGCGGCCCCAGGAGGATGATCGGACCAACCTTACCTGAGTTCTTCTCCACCATCGCCCTGGCCTTGCGTCTCTTCTTAACTCCGCTTCGCCTCGTCATTCGAGACGCCACCCTTGCAACCTGCTACCGGGCTGTCGCCTGCAGTCCCGCAGGACGAAGCAGCCGCGCCTAGCATCCGCGATCACGCCCAGGTACGCCTGCCGCGAATCCGACCGCTGCGCGGGCTGAAGCCCTCATAGTGGCGCATGATCAATTGCGCCTCAATCTGCGTCACCGTATCCATGGCGACGCCCACTACGATCAGCAACGAAGTGCCACCGAAGTAAAAATTGACTCCCAACCCGTTGGTCACCCAAGTCGGAAAACGCTCGAAGAATGAGCCCAACATCCCGGGCAGGTGGTTCAAGTGAATGCCGGCGATCATCCACTCCGGAATGAACGAAATAATGATCAGATAGAGCGCGCCCACCAGCGTAATGCGCGTCAAAATCTCGTTGATGTGATCAGCCGTGCGCCGTCCGGGACGAATGCCGGGAATGAACCCACCATATTTGCGCATGTTGTCTGCAACTTCGGTGGGGTTGAACACAATGGAAACGTAAAAATAGGCGAAGAAAATGATCCCCACCGCGTAAAGCAGCGTATACAGGGGCTCACCCCACTTTAATGCCTCGATGATCGGTCCGATCACCTTGTTATTACGAAAAGCAAAGCCGGCGGTCTGCGGCAAAGTCAAAATGGACGAAGCGAAAATTACCGGCATCACGCCGCCCGCATTCACCCGCAAGGGCAAGTGCGTGGACTGGCCACCCATGATCTTTCGCCCGATGACTCGCTTCGCATATTGCACCGGGATACGTCGCTCGCTGCGCTCCACATAGACGATGAAAGCCACCACCAGCACCATCAGGGCCACCATTAAGAGCACGGCTGGCCCGGTAAAGGCGCCCCACGCATCGGTCCTTATCTTTTCGACAAGGTCAGCGACGCCGCGCGGCAAGCCGGCGACGATTCCGGCAAAAATCAGCAACGACATTCCGTTGCCGACGCCGCGTTCCGTGATCTGTTCTCCCAGCCACATGATGAACGCGCTTCCAGCGGTCAAGGTCAGCATGGTCATCAGAACGAAGCCTACGCCGGGGTTGTTCACAAAGGCAGTACCACCCGCCATGGTAGACCGCTCCAGGCTGTACGCAATACCGAAGGACTGGATGGCACTGAGGATCACCGTCAAATAGCGTGTCCACTGGGTAATCTTCCTGCGTCCGAGTTCGCCTTCCTTCTGTAGCTTGGCCAACGGCTCGTACACTACGGTCAGAAGTTGCAGGATGATGGACGCCGTGATGTACGGCATGATTCCCAGAGCAAAGACGGTTAAGCGACGGAGTTGTCCGCCACTGAACAGGTCCACAAACCCCAGAAAAGTGCCTCGATTCTGCTCAAAGAATTGCTGCAATAGTTCGGCGTTAATGCCGGGCGTGGGAATATGTCCGCCCAGGCGATAAACCGCGAGCAGTCCTAGGGTGAACCCGATCCGCTTCCGCAGATCAGGAATTCGAAATATGTTGGCAAACTTCTCCCACATTTACTGAATGACCTCTGCCTTACCACCGGCCTTAGTGATCTTCTCCTCGGCCGACTTGGAAAATTTATGGGCTTTTACGGTGAGCGCCGATTTCAGTTCGCCGTCCCCGAGTATTTTGACTCGGTCGTCAGGTCCCTTAATAAGACCGGACTTGTGCAACAGCTCGGGAGTGATCGTGCTCTCTCCCAACTCAACCAGTCGCTCGAGGTTTACGATCACGAATTCTTTGCGGAAAATATTGGTGAAGCCGCGCTTAGGCAAGCGGCGATGCAAGGGCATCTGACCGCCTTCAAAGCCGCGCATCATCCGCGATCCACTGCGCGAACGCTGCCCTTTATGGCCGCGTGTGGAGGTCTTGCCCATGCCTGAGCCCATACCCCGGCCCACCCGCTTTTTCTTTTCATTGGCGCGCTTGGGCGCGCGAACTGTCGAAAGATTCATAGTTATTCCTAAGCCCTAAGCTCCCGGGGATTCCACGATCTTCACCAGGTGCGGCACCGCCGCGACCATCCCACGAATGGAGGGCGTATCCTGGCGCTCGATTACCTGATTCAGACGAGTAAAGCCGAGCCCCTTTACGACCAGCTTGTGTTTTTTGGGGGCCGCAATAGCCGAACGCACCCACTTGATCTGGATTGTCCCGGCCGCCGCCGACTTCTTTCCCGCTGTCTTCTTCCTCGCTGTTGCAGCCATGGCTTATAACTCCTCGACCGCTTTGCCGCGCATCGCAGCCACTGCCTCGCGGTTCTTCAGCTTCTTCAAAGCATCGAAGGTTGCCTTGATCACGTTGTGAGGATTGGTGGTGCCGATGGACTTGGTAAGCACATTCTGCACTCCCGCGGAGGTCATCACTGCCCGCACCGCCCCACCGGCAATCACGCCCGTGCCCTCCGGCGCCGGCTTGAGCAGGACCATACCAGAACCAAATCGTCCGAGGACGGTATGCGGGATGGTGGTCTGGTTCAGGTTGATTCGCACCAGGTTCTTTTTGGCCGATTCAATCCCTTTGCGGATGGCTTGGGGAACTTCTTTGGCTTTTCCCGAGCCATACCCCACCACGGCGGCCGAGGGATCGCCCACCACCACCAGGGCTGCGAAGGACAGGTTCTTTCCGCCCTTCACCACTTTGGTGACGCGATTGATCGAAACCACCTGGTCTTTGAGCTGGTATTGTCCAGCGTCGAGTTTCTTAACGGCTGTTGGCATTCTTTACTCTCGATAGCACATCAACACGCGAACGGCATCCCAGCCCCGCTCGTCGCGATCAAAACTGTAAACCTGCTTCTCTGGCAGCATCGGCCAACGCCTTGATCCGGCCATGGTAGAGATAACCGCCACGATCAAAAACTACTTTGCTGATGCCTTTCTCCTTGGCGCGCTCGGCGATGGTCTTGCCAATCTGTTTTGCCGCACCCAGGTTGCCGCCGGTTTTCTTGTCTTTTTTGCCGCCCTCGGCGGTATTGGCTGAGACCAGCGTGCGACCCGCCATGTCATCCACTAATTGCGCGTAAAGATGGTTCAAGGAGCGATACACATTCAGCCGTGGACGCTCCGGCGTACCCATCATGCGCTTGCGAAAACGCTGGTGGATCCTCTGCCGCGATTCGTTTTTTGAAACTTGTGTCAGCATTGTCTGTTCCTATTTCGCTCCGGTCTTTCCAACCTTCTTCTTCAAGCGCTCGCCGGCATAGCGCACACCTTTGTTCTTGTACGGATCCGGCGGACGCAAGGCGCGCATCTCAGCCGCGACCTGTCCTACCTTTTGCCGATCGATTCCGCTCACCGTCAGGCGCGTCTGCTTGGGATCCACTGCCACCTCAACCCCCGAAGGCAACGGATACTCTATGGGGTGCGAGAAACCCAGGCTGAACACGACCGTGTGCTTGCCCTTCATCTCGGCGCGGTAGCCAATGCCCACGATTTCCAACTCCCGTGTCCATCCCTTAGTGACGCCGTCCACGGCGTTATTCACCAGCGCGCGAGCCAGGCC
This genomic stretch from Terriglobales bacterium harbors:
- the rplQ gene encoding 50S ribosomal protein L17 — protein: MRHLKAGWKLGRNTSHRRALLRNLVTSLILEERIETTVAKAKAMRPHVERMITLGKRGDLAARRLAGGFLMTRESVDKLFELSPRFGDREGGYTRIIRGGWQKGDGAEKAFIELLGSEKLQEEKRQKRAELRAKRASEAKRAMEEAQAQQEALPAESAKEEEDEKEK
- a CDS encoding DNA-directed RNA polymerase subunit alpha: MLWKGFQKPKRLATDTESLTDKYGMFWAQPFERGFGTTIGNALRRVLLSSIEGAAVTAVKIEGVLHEFQSIPGVVEDATDIILNLKQVPFKLNGEGPKAIYLRAEQPGVVTSGMIEADADVEVLDKDVYIATVSEGGKLDMEMRLKRGRGYVSADKNFDEDLGIGFIPIDSVHSPVRKCNYTVEAARLGQITDYDKLTLEVWTNGSVAPADAIGLAAKLLKDHMNIFINFEEELETMASSEERKPEIRNENLNRSVEELELSVRSYNCLKNANIQTIGELVQKTEAEMLKTKNFGRKSLNEIKEILATMGLSLGMKIDEHGNAVPGPQPPPQPVGTIYGENPQY
- the rpsD gene encoding 30S ribosomal protein S4, which encodes MARYKGPVCRLCRREGMKLFLKGAKCFTDKCPIEKRNFAPGQHGKDRKAKVVGYGLQLREKQKAKRIFFTQEGQFRNYFEKASRSPGVTGFLLLQQLERRLDNVIYRLGFAGARRQARQLVRHGHVEVNGRKVNIPSYEVKAGDQVAIREKSRKLTAIEQAREFTSHQTVPTWLEVDRENFKARVVNLPKREEINLPINEQLIVELYSK
- the rpsK gene encoding 30S ribosomal protein S11, translating into MAKPTTPAAATTGAPAAPEKKGKKKQFKKKERKHVPHAVAHIQASFNNTIVTIADQAGNVLAWKSSGSLGFRGSRKGTPFAAQQAAMNAANMVREHGVRSVEVRVSGPGSGRESAIRALAAAGIDVRQIRDVTPIPHNGCRPPKRRRV
- the rpsM gene encoding 30S ribosomal protein S13, whose amino-acid sequence is MARIAGVDLPRNKHTDIALTYIYGIGHSRARRLLGIANVDGVKKIQDLSEDEVNRIRQAIEAEGGVEGDLRKDQSMHIKRLIEIGSYRGYRHRRNLPVRGQRTHTNARTRKGPRRGTVAQKKKATAKT
- the rpmJ gene encoding 50S ribosomal protein L36 — protein: MKVRASVKKICDKCKVIRRRGVVRVICENSKHKQRQG
- the infA gene encoding translation initiation factor IF-1, translating into MSKEDAIEVMATVLEPLPNAMFRVELENKHQVLAHVSGKMRKNFIRILPGDKVAVELSPYDLTRGRIVYRYK
- the map gene encoding type I methionyl aminopeptidase; this encodes MPIVCKSPTEIEKMRRSGQIVRQVLERVRELATPSASTMDLERAAEKRIKELGAKPAFKGYHDYPCVLCTSVNQEIVHGIPSSKRVLNEGDIVSIDCGVVLDGYYSDAAITVPVGNHTPAELKKLLEVTEGSLYRGIEQAVIGNSVGDVGAAVQEYVESNGFNVVREFVGHGIGTQLHEEPQVPNFGVRGHGARLQEGMVLAIEPMVNAGRPGARLLNDNWTAVTEDGSYSAHFEHCVAVTKDGPLILTQ
- a CDS encoding adenylate kinase; this encodes MTRRSGVKKRRKARAMVEKNSGKVGPIILLGPPGAGKGTQAKRIAEHYGIPQVSTGDLLRENIARGTALGRQAKEVMDRGELVSDDVVNEMVRERLGEEDCRRGFILDGYPRTPVQAGWLDGFLESKRAKGRAQCGPLIVIEMDVDYNNLIERLTGRLYCAHCGRIYNVITQPPRVDQLCDFDGTPLVARSDDRREVIAERLKAYEQQTRPLADYYAKQGQLVHVNADLDVDAVTSQVLRVIERSRGADMKSPSWSA
- the secY gene encoding preprotein translocase subunit SecY — translated: MWEKFANIFRIPDLRKRIGFTLGLLAVYRLGGHIPTPGINAELLQQFFEQNRGTFLGFVDLFSGGQLRRLTVFALGIMPYITASIILQLLTVVYEPLAKLQKEGELGRRKITQWTRYLTVILSAIQSFGIAYSLERSTMAGGTAFVNNPGVGFVLMTMLTLTAGSAFIMWLGEQITERGVGNGMSLLIFAGIVAGLPRGVADLVEKIRTDAWGAFTGPAVLLMVALMVLVVAFIVYVERSERRIPVQYAKRVIGRKIMGGQSTHLPLRVNAGGVMPVIFASSILTLPQTAGFAFRNNKVIGPIIEALKWGEPLYTLLYAVGIIFFAYFYVSIVFNPTEVADNMRKYGGFIPGIRPGRRTADHINEILTRITLVGALYLIIISFIPEWMIAGIHLNHLPGMLGSFFERFPTWVTNGLGVNFYFGGTSLLIVVGVAMDTVTQIEAQLIMRHYEGFSPRSGRIRGRRTWA
- the rplO gene encoding 50S ribosomal protein L15, yielding MNLSTVRAPKRANEKKKRVGRGMGSGMGKTSTRGHKGQRSRSGSRMMRGFEGGQMPLHRRLPKRGFTNIFRKEFVIVNLERLVELGESTITPELLHKSGLIKGPDDRVKILGDGELKSALTVKAHKFSKSAEEKITKAGGKAEVIQ
- the rpmD gene encoding 50S ribosomal protein L30, coding for MAATARKKTAGKKSAAAGTIQIKWVRSAIAAPKKHKLVVKGLGFTRLNQVIERQDTPSIRGMVAAVPHLVKIVESPGA
- the rpsE gene encoding 30S ribosomal protein S5 — encoded protein: MPTAVKKLDAGQYQLKDQVVSINRVTKVVKGGKNLSFAALVVVGDPSAAVVGYGSGKAKEVPQAIRKGIESAKKNLVRINLNQTTIPHTVLGRFGSGMVLLKPAPEGTGVIAGGAVRAVMTSAGVQNVLTKSIGTTNPHNVIKATFDALKKLKNREAVAAMRGKAVEEL
- the rplR gene encoding 50S ribosomal protein L18; the protein is MLTQVSKNESRQRIHQRFRKRMMGTPERPRLNVYRSLNHLYAQLVDDMAGRTLVSANTAEGGKKDKKTGGNLGAAKQIGKTIAERAKEKGISKVVFDRGGYLYHGRIKALADAAREAGLQF
- the rplF gene encoding 50S ribosomal protein L6, giving the protein MSRIGRKPIALPKEVKVNIQGNVVAVQGPKGKLETSLPRGIRMEQQDGHLVAIRENDDQAALHGLARALVNNAVDGVTKGWTRELEIVGIGYRAEMKGKHTVVFSLGFSHPIEYPLPSGVEVAVDPKQTRLTVSGIDRQKVGQVAAEMRALRPPDPYKNKGVRYAGERLKKKVGKTGAK